In Phaseolus vulgaris cultivar G19833 chromosome 10, P. vulgaris v2.0, whole genome shotgun sequence, a single genomic region encodes these proteins:
- the LOC137812560 gene encoding BTB/POZ domain-containing protein POB1-like, producing the protein MKDSNSDLFDPVVAMESEWSRGGSTSDADFAFAFNDSNFSDRVLRIEIMPDPVDARPDTDGCTTIADWARHRKRRREDVKKDNGVDIASVPDEQILNGNQPDLDECENQDEDAVAMVEEPNSGDEATNSIDSDWSMDCSAGAVVRVKTLHISSPILAAKSPFFYKLFSNGMRESEQRHVTLRINASEEAALMELLNFMYSNTLNTTTTAPALLDVLMAADKFEVASCMRCCSRLLRNMPMTPDSALLYLELPSSVLMADAVQPLTDAAKQYLAGRYKDITKFQEEVLALPLAGIEAILSSDDLQVASEDAVYDFVLKWSRLQYPKLEERREVLGSRLARLIRFPYMTCRKLKKVLTCSDFDHDVASKLVLEGLFFKAEAPHRQRALAAEDSASSNHRFVERAYKYRPVKVVEFELPRQQCVVYLDLKREECANLFPSGRVYSQAFHLGGQGFFLSAHCNMDQQSSFHCFGLFLGMQEKGSVSFAVDYEFAARSRPTEEFVSKYKGNYVFTGGKAVGYRNLFAIPWTSFMAEDSLYFINGVLHLRAELTIRH; encoded by the exons ATGAAGGATTCGAATTCGGATCTGTTTGACCCGGTCGTGGCCATGGAGTCCGAGTGGTCCCGCGGCGGTTCTACTTCCGACGCCGATTTCGCCTTCGCTTTCAACGACAGTAACTTCTCCGACAGGGTTCTCCGGATCGAGATCATGCCTGACCCGGTTGATGCCCGACCCGATACTGATGGCTGCACCACCATTGCCGACTGGGCGCGCCACCGCAAGCGCCGCCGCGAGGATGTAAAAAAGGATAACG GTGTGGATATTGCTTCGGTGCCAGACGAGCAAATATTGAACGGGAATCAGCCTGATTTGGATGAGTGTGAAAACCAAGATGAGGATGCTGTTGCAATGGTTGAAGAACCCAATTCTG GTGATGAAGCTACCAACAGTATTGATTCAGACTGGAGCATGGACTGCTCTGCAGGTGCAGTTGTAAGAGTTAAAACGCTGCACATAAGTTCTCCTATTCTGGCTGCAAAAAGTCCTTTCTTCTATAAG CTTTTCTCAAATGGGATGAGAGAATCTGAGCAGAGACATGTCACCCTCCGAATTAATGCTTCTG AAGAAGCTGCTCTCATGGAGCTGCTGAATTTTATGTACAGTAACACCTTGAATACTACTACTACAGCACCTGCTTTACTGGATGTGTTGATGGCTGCTGATAAATTTGAAGTTGCTTCATGCATGAGATGCTGTAGCCGGTTATTGCGGAATATGCCTATGACACCTGACTCTGCATTGCTTTATTTGGAGCTTCCTTCTAGTGTCTTAATGGCTGATGCAGTCCAACCATTGACTGATGCTGCAAAGCAGTATCTGGCTGGTCGGTACAAGGATATAACCAA GTTCCAGGAAGAGGTTTTGGCCTTGCCCCTAGCTGGAATAGAGGCAATACTGTCTAGTGATGATCTCCAGGTTGCCTCAGAAGATGCTGTATATGATTTTGTGCTGAAGTGGTCGCGACTGCAGTACCCTAAACTGGAAGAAAGGCGAGAAGTCTTGGGTTCCCGTCTAGCTCGTTTAATTCGCTTCCCTTACATGACCTGTCGAAAGCTTAAGAAGGTCTTGACCTGTTCTGACTTCGACCATGATGTTGCTTCTAAACTTGTACTGGAGGGCCTATTTTTCAAGGCTGAGGCTCCGCACCGTCAGCGGGCACTGGCTGCGGAAGACTCCGCATCTTCAAATCATCGTTTTGTGGAGAGGGCATACAAATATCGCCCTGTGAAGGTGGTAGAATTTGAACTTCCCCGGCAGCAGTGTGTGGTGTACTTGGATCTGAAGCGGGAGGAGTGCGCCAATCTATTCCCATCGGGCCGAGTTTATTCTCAGGCATTCCATTTGGGTGGTCAAGGTTTTTTCTTATCAGCACATTGCAACATGGATCAACAAAGCTCTTTCCATTGCTTTGGGCTGTTTTTGGGAATGCAGGAGAAGGGCTCAGTGAGCTTTGCTGTTGACTATGAGTTTGCTGCAAGGTCTAGGCCAACAGAGGAATTTGTTAGCAAGTACAAAGGCAACTATGTGTTCACAGGGGGAAAGGCTGTTGGGTACAGAAACTTGTTTGCTATACCATGGACATCCTTCATGGCTGAGGATAGTCTTTACTTTATCAACGGTGTCCTCCACCTTAGAGCTGAGCTCACCATCAGACACTGA
- the LOC137812568 gene encoding BTB/POZ domain-containing protein POB1-like, whose translation MKDSISDLFDPVVAMESDWSHAGSTSDADFAFAFNDSNFSDRVLRIEIMADPADAGPDSDGCATIADWARHRKRRREDIRKDTGTDPAAMPDEQVLNGNQPDVDERENQDEEAVAMVEEPHSGDEATNSHDSDWSMDRTAGAVVRVKTLHISSPILAAKSPFFYKLFSNGMRESEQRHVSLRINASEEAALMELLNFMYSNTLTTTTAPALLDVLMAADKFEVASCMRFCSRLLRNMPMTPDSALLYLELPSSVLMADAVQPLTDAAKQYLAGRYKDITKFQEEVMGLPLAGVEAILSSDDLQVASEDAVYDFVLRWSRQQYPKLEERREVLGAHLARLIRFPYMTCRKLKKVLTCSDFDHDVASKLVLEGLFFKAEAPHRQRALAAEDSASSNRRFVERAYKYRPVKVVEFELPRQQCVVYLDLKREECANLFPSGRVYSQAFHLGGQGFFLSAHCNMDQQSSFHCFGLFLGMQEKGSVSFAVDYEFAARSRPTEEFVSKYKGNYMFTGGKAVGYRNLFAIPWTSFMAEDSLYFINGVLHLRAELTIRH comes from the exons ATGAAAGATTCGATTTCGGATCTATTTGACCCGGTTGTGGCCATGGAATCCGACTGGTCTCACGCTGGTTCCACTTCCGACGCCGATTTCGCCTTCGCCTTCAATGACAGCAATTTCTCCGACAGGGTTCTTCGGATCGAGATCATGGCTGACCCTGCCGACGCCGGACCGGATTCGGACGGCTGCGCCACCATTGCCGATTGGGCGCGCCACCGCAAGCGTCGCCGTGAGGATATCAGAAAGGATACAG GCACGGATCCTGCTGCGATGCCAGACGAGCAAGTTTTGAACGGGAATCAACCTGATGTAGATGAGCGTGAAAACCAAGATGAGGAAGCCGTTGCAATGGTTGAAGAACCTCATTCTG GTGATGAAGCTACAAATAGTCATGATTCAGACTGGAGCATGGACCGCACTGCAGGTGCCGTTGTTAGAGTTAAAACACTGCACATAAGTTCTCCTATATTGGCTGCTAAAAGTCCCTTCTTCTATAAG CTTTTCTCAAATGGGATGAGGGAGTCTGAGCAGAGACATGTCTCCCTCAGAATTAATGCCTCAG AAGAAGCTGCTCTCATGGAGCTTCTCAACTTTATGTACAGTAATACCTTGACCACTACTACAGCACCTGCTTTGCTGGATGTGTTGATGGCTGCTGACAAATTTGAAGTTGCTTCGTGCATGAGATTCTGTAGCCGGTTATTGCGGAACATGCCTATGACACCTGACTCTGCTTTGCTTTATCTGGAGCTTCCTTCTAGTGTTTTAATGGCTGATGCAGTCCAACCATTGACTGATGCTGCAAAGCAGTATCTGGCTGGTCGATACAAGGATATAACCAA GTTCCAGGAAGAGGTTATGGGCTTGCCCCTTGCTGGAGTAGAGGCAATACTGTCTAGCGATGATCTCCAGGTTGCATCAGAAGATGCTGTATATGATTTTGTGTTAAGGTGGTCTCGACAGCAGTATCCTAAACTGGAAGAAAGGCGAGAAGTCTTGGGTGCCCATCTTGCTCGTTTAATTCGCTTCCCTTACATGACCTGCCGAAAGCTTAAGAAGGTATTAACCTGTTCTGACTTTGACCATGATGTTGCATCCAAGCTTGTACTGGAGGGCCTATTCTTCAAGGCTGAGGCTCCACACCGCCAGCGGGCACTGGCAGCAGAAGACTCTGCTTCTTCAAACCGTCGATTTGTGGAGAGGGCATATAAGTATCGCCCAGTGAAAGTGGTTGAATTTGAACTTCCCCGGCAGCAGTGTGTGGTGTACTTGGATTTGAAGCGTGAGGAATGCGCAAATCTGTTCCCATCTGGCCGGGTTTATTCTCAAGCATTCCATTTGGGTGGACAAGGTTTTTTCCTATCAGCCCATTGCAACATGGATCAACAAAGCTCTTTCCATTGCTTTGGGCTGTTCTTGGGAATGCAGGAGAAGGGCTCAGTGAGCTTTGCTGTTGACTATGAGTTTGCTGCAAGGTCTAGGCCAACAGAAGAATTCGTTAGCAAGTACAAAGGCAACTACATGTTCACAGGGGGAAAGGCCGTTGGTTATAGAAACTTATTTGCTATTCCATGGACCTCGTTTATGGCTGAGGATAGTCTTTACTTCATCAATGGTGTTCTCCACCTTAGAGCTGAGCTCACCATCAGGCACTGA